CCCTTCATGCAAGATTAGTCATCATCTCTAATAACTTCCAATTACTAATACATGACCAAGAGCAAGACTAATGACCTGAAATGTCTGCACAGAGCACCCAGTAAACAGTACATACCTTTTGTACTTTGACACCAATAAAGCCACTGCAGTTTGGAGCACCACAGCAGCAGCGCTTCTTCTCTGTTCCCACACACTGTAGGTTATAATTGAAGGTTAACTCAGAACCTGCCGCGACATCCTCAATGGCAAAGAGGCCGACGCGTGTGTCCCCACCCACCGTCCACTTCTGGGTCTCACAGTTTGGCTGACATGAATGATTCATGAACCTGCAGATGGCATACATTACATTATACTCCGGATACTGAAGCCTGGAGGTCACTATGTCCATCTACTTCACATCTGAATGGCTTAAAAAAATGAGACTGGTGGTTCATAAGGATGGAGGTGCAAGAATAACTCAAGGTTAACACCAGAGGCAGCCACACACCTAGCAAGGTTTCCTTTTGGTCCTGCATCAATCATTATGTCTTTGTCTATGGTGAGGAAGTAataattctcttcctttatgtCGTGCATCTCTTCAATCCGACGCCGGAACTCCTCGTCGTCAATCAGTTCTCCAACGTACTCAATAACAAACTCTCCTGCAGGAAACAAGTAGATCACATTGTATTTAGTATAAAAAATGTTTAGATTTTCACATATACATGCTGCAAAGTCCTTTTCTCTCATGAATGTGGAATCTGTGAGTAAGCAGGACAGAAAATTTGATAGACAATAGCCAAACAAAGTGAAAGACAAAGATGCATGTTAAATAAGTAACATTATTAAGGGTGGTTACCTTTCTTGATGTCATCCAGTGTCTTAAGCCCCCAACCTCTGTCCTCAGTCTTGAAGCAGCACACACTGGGATACTTCTTCTTCTGGAATCTCTGGTTGCCACAACGGTCACCAGCCCCGCACACCTCCCGCATGCACTCAAACATCAGCATCCTGGGCAGGAGACAGAGAGTGTGTAGTAAAAGCTAGGAACTACTACTAGCATTCTTACACAGGTGACATTAAcactattcacacacacacacacacacacacacctgttaagACACTTCTCGTCAGAGCCACATGGGTTGTCAGAGTTGGGTTCACAGTCACACCTGTTGACAGCTGCCAGGTCCACTTTGCTGAGCCGCACATTGCCTACTGGCCGGTTGGCATCAATCCGCACATATGGAGGAGGTTTCTGAAGCCAGATGACAAGGGTTTATAAAGCTAAATTATTTTCTGAAATAAAATTCCTTAAATGCAACTTctataataatacaaaaagcCAAAGTTCCTTTAAGACCTTTTGTGAGCCTCTACCACTCACCAGGTTTCCTTTCTCAGACCACCTCAGCTCCTGCAGGTTTCTCTTGGCTTTCTGCTCCTTGTAGGCCTCCAGCGCCTCATCCACAGCACGTCGGAACTGTATCTCCAAGGTCCTGCTTGACTGTGCCCTTGATCCCTTGTCCTGATGGGAGATTTAGTGTGCTACAAATACTGTATACATCCCAAACCAACATTCTCCACTGCACTCACAAACATGCAAATACTAACAGAAACAAAACCTCCTCTGATCCACTGGCAAGGTATTGATAACAAGGAAAGAAATTTTCAAAAAGATGAGATGTTGACCATGaccaagataaataaaatgatcaaaTGACATGCATAAGTAAATTGAGAGATTCCATGGTCCAGAAGCAACAAGACTTACCCCTTCTTGGTAGAGGAAGGCCCTGCCCCTGGTGACCCAATAGTAGTCGTTGGAACCAAAGAAGTGGACACAGAACATACCCTGCTGATGTGGAAGGTTTTCAATGTTGTCTGGAATGAACCGTGGATGCAGCACCTGACCTGGCCACCACCTGCAGACAGGACAAGTTGCTAGAACACAGTTTTAAAACTCATTTCCTTTAATTATGACCTTAACTCTCTATAAACATAATTCTGGGGAAAGTTAAGTGAACTGAAAAttaaaaactaaagaaaatagaaaactaaGCATGCCAAAAAGTTTCTTCACATatccttaaaaacacacacacacacacacacacaccagtgccaTGCCATACACACCTGTACAGGCCAAGCTTGACCCACACCACGTCGCCATACACTGGGAATTTGCCACTCTCACAGTCCTCACACACATAGCCACCCTCCGGGGTGGTGATCTTCATGCACTCAGCATGGAAGGCGGCAGGACATTGGTCACACAGAAGAAGAGACCCTCCCTGGAATTAAGTCACAATAACCATTAACTCTATTTCCTCTCAAACTCTTCAAACATTTATATTCTATATTTCACTATCTTTGTACTTTTCACTCCAAAACATCCTGCATTACAAAATGAATACTAATGCAAACACTGACCTTTGAGCAACAGAAACACCAATTAACATTGACATGATGAGATATATTCTTTGGTAGCTGGAGGTGTTTGGTGCAGATGTGGCTGGTTTGGGAGATCTCCTCCGTCCCTGCAGCCAGACATCCCTCACCTGGGGAGAAGGAAACACCAAGTAATACACATCCATCAACTGACACCTCATTAAGAGGAAAGCATGGTATGAATCCCAGGGGTGGAGGACACCACAGAGACTCACCCGTGTGGTAGGTGGTAGGGCAGCGCAGGCACCGGGTGAAGGGCGGTGTGCGGGCCAGAGAGTCCCCTACATCATCTGCGTTGGCAGCACACATGTGGCAGATGTGACGCGGACAAACAAATTTCTGCAAGATACACAAATTAAGCTGCTGGGAGTGGAAAAGGATACAAGTAAATGTTAAGGTAAACATTCTTCAGGTGACAGTATCTGAAgcaaaagtgtttttgaacacaGCTGAGTCTAAGACACACAAACCTCCTGCTGCCGCTGTCTGGAGACTTGCGGCCACCGGTGGATGCAAGCGTCGTGGTAGAACTTTCCACAGAAGGGCACAGTGCAGCGCTGGACCGGGCCCACTGAGGACTTGCAGATGAAGCACGGGTGCCGCTCCGTGAGGCACTCCTCGCACTTAAAGTCCCGGCGTGGCATGGAGGTGAGGCCCAGGCAGCCCAGATGAAAGACGCCGCAGCAGAGGCCCTTGCAGCGCACCATGTCGGACCCGGCACGTGCGCTCACCCCTTCGCAGCGGCAGCAAACCTTCTCATTCCGCACCACCTTGTACACCCCTCGCCCACcatcctcctccagcctctgccGCTTGGCCGACCCGCCTCCactgttgctgccgctgctgccttCCTCGTCCTCCCACCCATTGGACAACTCTCCCGCCCGATGGTGTTTCCGTTTCCCCCCAGCACCCTTGTAGCGGCCGCCCTGGCCACTGGTCAGCTTCCTCCACCGCCAGCGAAGCTTGGTCAGCGCCGCCTCCTCTGAGATGCCAGGGTTGTCCTGCATGATGGCGTCTAGGTGCTGCCTGGCGTAGGCCACAAACTCTTCCTTGGGACGGTGCAGCCTGGAGGCCAGCGCTATCCTGTTCTGCTTGATTCCCTCAGCAGTCAGGTCATCAAACCCTGAGAACTCCCCATCTGTCGAGTCTCCGCCAGTTTTGCTGACCCGGTTTGCCACCTCGGCCTGGGAAGACTTTTTGGGTCGGCCACGCCTCTTCTTCTCTGGCTGACCATCAGCTGTCCGGCCCGCTCCCACCCGGTGGCCCCTGGAAGACAGTCTAGCCCCTCGGTTTGTGTCTGTTTCATCAgcctccacatcctccacctTGAAGGTGTACTTCTGGATGCGTTCATACCTGGAGGAACAGAAAGGCGACCAGTGACGAATAGTGTGTCAagtgaatggaaggaggaattgAAGAACACTAACCCATAACATGAACACTATCCTTCCCAAACCCACCTGTCCATTTCCAGGGCCATATTGGCTTCATCAATGGCCTTCATCCATCGCTCACGTTTTTTCTGTCCAGGTGGCACCTTGTTCATGTGCAACAGAGTCCTCAGGAAACCCTCATACTGCACCCTCTTGtactttgtcttttccttcatctgcaGAGGACACAGTAAGGTTGGTCATCACAATTATCCACCATCCATGGAGCATCCCACTTGTCAAAACAATACCACACCTTTGACTTAAGATTCTAGcttagctatatatatatatatatatatatatatatatatatatatatatatatatatatatatatatatatatatatatatatatatatataaaaaggatggggggtggaggggaacaAACCACAGGAAGCAAACAAGTGATGAAGACTGAGAACCCAACCAGGACCCCCACCTACCTTAGCCTTGAGGTCCTGCAGGTATTCCTTCAGCTTGTCATAGCCCTCGTAGGGAATCACGTTGTTGGGTGCCATCCAGTGGGTGAGGGAGTTGTCACTGAAGAACTGAACGTGATACATCCTGATGCCTCGGTAACGGTTCATCATGTGGTTCACtgtcaggagaggagaggctgcTCAGAGGAGGGATGAAACAGTCAGCATCATTGtccatctatataccaggccagcaaacccaaacaaggcaccacacacacatatcatttATGTTCTTAGCCCcatcagcccctggtggaaagggagagTCTTATGGCCCACTATACTACCACTGATTTTCATTTCCACTCCACTGCAAGATAAAGGGATCTACACACTACTTTCTTGCAATGCTTGTGAAGCTTAGATCAAACTGAACCACAccaaaaataagacaaagaacGAAATTTGATACTACACAACAAAAAACCATCAAACCATAAACTAAATCATACAAAAACtgcaaaaacccaaatttcaccAGAATGAAAAACCCAAAAAACTACAACACTAGTAAACACAGTCTCAGTTGAACCTAAAGCAAGGAAACCTCAGCTCCAGACTCACACTTAGTTGCCACTCTGCTGTACTGGCCAAGAACTGGGTCATAGGAGATCATGGAGGGCCAGAGAGGACTGCCTCGGATGTGCACCCACACCAGATCCCCAACCATGTATTCACAGGGATGCTCCTTTTCCAGTACCTGCATGTTGGCTGAGGACAAGGTAAGCTCCTGTGGGGGGAAAGGGTAAGACTGTGAGGAGATGAGATGGAAGATGAAAGTGATGGCAGCTTGAGGAAAGGATAAAGTTAatggggaatgggagagggaaatgTACAGAGAAGGGAATAAGGAGGAATGCTTACATGACctagtgtctgtctgtctgtctgtctgtctgtctgtctctctctctctctcacctcctctaaGCTGGAGTTCATCAGGGCCTCATTCTGTCTCTGCTGTTCTCGGGTCTGTTTCTGCCGCTTGTCCTCCACTGATATGTCGATGAGCTGTGGCTTCTTGATGACTCTGCCAGACTTGGTGATGGATGACACCTGTGAAGGAAGGACCAAAGAGttgtttttttatccatttatatTAGTTTATCTACCTCTTTGTATCTTTCTCCATAATTATTTCATCCACAACAGTTAGTTCCTGACACTCTTCTTAGCTTCTCATGGTTCAGACACACCAGTAtatttattttgctattttctcttccattatctGCCACTACACCCAATCAATAACAGAATAAGTTCTTACCTTTTCTTCTGCTGCCTTGGCATCTGAGGTCCTGCGACTGGAACTCCTGGTGAGGGTGGCAATGCCTTCCTGGCCATCTGTGAGGGACTGGTATGCTGGTGAGAACATGTTCTGCTGACTGGCCTCCACTGGCTCCTGCTTGATCATGTCTTCTGTCAGTAGCTCCTCTTTGATGTCCACTTCCTCCTTTATGGGGTGCTGATTGGGATCCTGCAAGGCAGCAAGAGGGGCCACTTCGTTGGCCAGGGCCAGGGCCGTGGCAGAGCGAGACGAGCGGTGTGACCGGGGCTGAGGCACCACCTGGCTGTCTTTCAGTGCCACCCTTGCACTTAACCTCCCCTGCCGCCACCCTGTCCTGACTCGCCGGCGCCCTGGCCTGCTtccccgccacctcctcctggACAGTGCTGTCATCTGCTGGGCTGTGGTACTGCTTGTCCTGCCATCAATACCTTTGGCAGTGGTGGTCTCTAGAGTAGCTGCCTTCTCTTGGGCAAGGTCTGGCTTGGCCTCTTCCATCCCTgccatgctggtggtggtcactGCTGCCTCCAGACTGTGGCGGTGGCGCCTTGGAGTCCTCTCCTTCCTGGTGCGTAGGTCCCTATTTTGTACTATGAAGGTGGAATCTTTGGCTTGGTCCATTTGTACTGTTTCCAGGGGAGGGACTATCATCTCTGCCTCTCCATTGATGGGGTGCACATCCAGATTTCCTATCCCGTTCTCATTAAGGTCCTTGAGATCCTTGGCTTCCACAGGTGCTGGGGGACTCGGCCGTGCCTCCTCCCTGGCCTTGGACTTCTGGTCAGGGCTGGTGTTCTTAGAGGTggtgcccttgctggccttcTTGGGGCTCCCAGAGGTGATCTTTCGCAGCTCGTTGAAGTTGATGGTGCCAAAGAAGAAACCATCTACTGTCTTGCGCTTGCGGGCTCGGCCGTAGCGGCTGGTGGCGGCAGTGTTGAACTCCTCCTTGAAGGCCTGCTGCAGCTCCTGCTCCAACACTactgtggttgttgttgctggtgctggtgctgctgcatTCTCTAAATTCTCCTGTGATATTCTGGTCCTGGAGCGCAGCACCTTGGGCTCCTGCACTGGTGGTGTGCTGGGTGAGGAGTCCACAGGTGGGGAGGAGCACTTGTCCTTGGCCATGGCACGTGGTGAAATGAGGTTGGGGACTGGCTCAGGCACTGGAGGCTGTCCCGGGTCCTGGTAAGAGGTAGTGAGGTTGCCGTACTCATCAAAACAGAGGACAGGACAGGCACGGGGCGACCCTGAGGAGGTATCTGCCGGCGCTCCCTCTGGCTTTGTCCCACACTCCTCACTCTCTGTTTGGCTGGGCTCTGCCTCCCCATTGCTGGTGCCTGACCAGTGCTCCTCTTGACCTAgacttccctcctccccactgTCCCACAGCAGCTTCCTTCTAGGCTGCAGCTCCTTCTTGCTTGGAATCTTATGGTCAAGCCAGGCCGGGGAAAGGTAGTCTGCTTCAGGGAGGAAGGCATCCTGCCCTCCCCCGGCCCCTTCCTCGTCTGCACTCTCCCTGCCTGTCCCTTCCGTGCTGGAGTCAAATTCCTCGCTGTACTTGGCATCCTCCTCTGTGCTGAATTTGTCCTCATCGTCGGTGTTGAACTTGTCATCTGCattcaacttttcctcctccacttcatcagCATCTTCCTCCGCACTGAAATACTCTGCATTCCTCTCCACCTCtggctccctctctccctcctcctcggcTAGCCAGTCACCGAGGCCCGGGCTGTCGTTGCTCCTGCTGTCACACAGCTTATCCATCTTCCAGCCGTTGCTGTCCTGCCGCTGTGCGTTCAGCTTCCCCACATACCGATAAGCAGCATCGGGATCCTGTGTCAGGTTGTTCCCAATCTCCCTGGACATGCCAGATGCCAGGTATGGGTTCCCGTATCCCATGACAGAGCCTGAGGAGTCATCATCCATTGAGTCCCCTGAGGAAGTCCTGCCTGCTAGTGCTGTGGGGGACAGGTTCGGCAGGTGCATTATGCTGCCACCAGCACACCCTGCCAATGAGATGCCTGTCAACACATGAAGGCTACAATGTGGATGTTAAATATATCAATGCTGGGTAAGGCAATAAATGATCCTCTGCAGAAAACTAATGGAaacttatccaatctaaacattGGTGTTGTTGCCAAGATGCCTCCTTTCAACACCTCAGGGATAAGTTGCAGCTAAGAAAAGTAATACATGATCCTAtacatgaaaattatgaaaaactgaaagaatattcttttatcatgcATTATTCATGGGCCTCATGGGAATCTGGGGGTTTTAAGGCAGGGAGTAAAAATCACTCAAGTTTGGCttcctaacctaaacaaacctaacttgTAATCTTATACACTTTAAGTAGTAGCACTGGCTATGGTTTTTAATACTGTCCTATCATACCCTATAAATGAATGTGTACAGAGAAGAAAGCCACAAACCAGCTGATAAGACTACATCCCTCAAGGTAATAATAACTAGCAGGTCTAGGAGCTGGAGTAACCTGTTACCTAAATAAACAAGACACTGATATGGTTCTCACTCTACCCTAAACCCCACTACCTGGAAGTCTAAATCCCTGCACACCCTGCTGGTTTGTACTTGCTTTCCCTGCCCTGAAACACACTTCCCTACCAGGTCCCTCACCTATTATACACTGGGAAGGAGATAAACACAAATGGGAGTGTTGTATGAAACAGCAAATTGTGTATGTGGCGCGGCACAACAGGAAACTGccaattaaccctttcactgctctaTGCAACAATTCACTGCATCAAAGCAATGTACGGAACCTTTATAAGGGTATTTTTCTACCCACCAAGGGagtggggtggggaggaggggttAGTAAAAAAGACCAATTTGTGGAGGAAACACTTGGCAGATTAATTCAAAGCATACCAAAACcgccagggagagagggaaaaaaaaaaagggggtgggatggggtgggggaggcagggggcAATAAATTTAATATTTATCCACCCAAAAAATAGGATAagcattaaaataaaataaataacacagaaAACATGAATTTCACCTCAGGAACATAGGAATTAATGGATAAAACACCTTCCTGGCCACACAAAAATGTTAACACCTAGAGTttacacacaaaacaccaagAAAAGGCCGGAAAATTGAGCAGGCATAATAAtatcacagaaaaaaatgaatttcaCCCAAGGAACATAGGAATTAATGCTTAAAACAGATTCCTGGCCACACAAATATCTCTATACCTAGAGtttacacacaaaacacaaagaaaaggccGGAAAATAAGGGAGGCATAATAATACCATGTAAAAACATGAATTCTTCTCCCAGAAACTCACGAAATTAGCCATTATAACACAATGCCAGCCACAAAAACATGTCTATGCCcaatacaacacaacaaaacaacagaaaTATCGAGAAAACACGCACAAAAACGGGTAGCACACAGATAGCGTAGAAAAAGACGAATTTCACCCACGGGTACTCACGAAATCAGCCATTACAAGTCACTCCCAACAACAAGAATCTGTCTACATcgaaattaacaaaacaaaacggcAGAAATGTCCAGAAAACAGCCGGAAAATTAGTTATGCacaaagataacaaagaaaaacatgaacaggaacacaagaacacacgaAATAAGTTATTTTAACACATCCCCACTCACAAGAACACACATTcaaagtaacaaaacaaaacggcAGAAATGTccagaaaataacaggaaagcTAGTTAGGCACAAAGACAACGTAGAAAAAGATGAACTGTAACCCAGGAGCACTCGGAATAAGCCATTTTAACATATTCTAACTCACAAGAACACAACTACACTcaaagtaacaaaacaaaacggcAGAAATATCCAGAAAATAACCGGAAGGCTAATTGGATACAAAGACaacgaagaaaaacatgaactgAATCCCAGGAACACACGAAATAAGCCATTTTAACACATTCCCACTCACAAGAGCCCACCCATACtcacaataacaaaacaaaacggcaaaaatatcaagaaaacacCTGGGATGGTCAGAAAACCGCAAGAACCTGCCAGAAAAACACGAATCAGATGTCTGGCACACAACAAAACCAGCTCCCCAACACACTGCTAGCAACACTGGTCCCCTACAACACTCAGTAACACACAGACGACACTCCTACAACACTAACACGGGTCACGGCAGCAGCAAAGCGCCTCACCCAGCGGGGAATCAAGGGAGTTTGCAATATGAAATGGTTCCCAGCGCCATGAGaaggagacaaacagacaaacagacaaacagagtaACCATCCCGTACTTACCCGACCTCCTCATTTAAATTTCCACCTGTCCTGCTCACACCTGGGGGCAAATACAGGTGTATCGGACTAATTACAATCGCAGAGAGGCcaggaagtgagaaaaaacgctaaaccacACCTTAAAATATGAATTCTCAGCCGCCATTTCGATTAGACACAAAATACAGACTAGAGAGCTCAGTCACTCATCCCTAATTTCTACGGTTATCTCACTTCCTACAGTCTC
This genomic window from Scylla paramamosain isolate STU-SP2022 chromosome 33, ASM3559412v1, whole genome shotgun sequence contains:
- the LOC135089794 gene encoding histone-lysine N-methyltransferase NSD2-like isoform X3, with protein sequence MRRSGCAGGSIMHLPNLSPTALAGRTSSGDSMDDDSSGSVMGYGNPYLASGMSREIGNNLTQDPDAAYRYVGKLNAQRQDSNGWKMDKLCDSRSNDSPGLGDWLAEEEGEREPEVERNAEYFSAEEDADEVEEEKLNADDKFNTDDEDKFSTEEDAKYSEEFDSSTEGTGRESADEEGAGGGQDAFLPEADYLSPAWLDHKIPSKKELQPRRKLLWDSGEEGSLGQEEHWSGTSNGEAEPSQTESEECGTKPEGAPADTSSGSPRACPVLCFDEYGNLTTSYQDPGQPPVPEPVPNLISPRAMAKDKCSSPPVDSSPSTPPVQEPKVLRSRTRISQENLENAAAPAPATTTTVVLEQELQQAFKEEFNTAATSRYGRARKRKTVDGFFFGTINFNELRKITSGSPKKASKGTTSKNTSPDQKSKAREEARPSPPAPVEAKDLKDLNENGIGNLDVHPINGEAEMIVPPLETVQMDQAKDSTFIVQNRDLRTRKERTPRRHRHSLEAAVTTTSMAGMEEAKPDLAQEKAATLETTTAKGIDGRTSSTTAQQMTALSRRRWRGSRPGRRRVRTGWRQGRLSARVALKDSQVVPQPRSHRSSRSATALALANEVAPLAALQDPNQHPIKEEVDIKEELLTEDMIKQEPVEASQQNMFSPAYQSLTDGQEGIATLTRSSSRRTSDAKAAEEKVSSITKSGRVIKKPQLIDISVEDKRQKQTREQQRQNEALMNSSLEEELTLSSANMQVLEKEHPCEYMVGDLVWVHIRGSPLWPSMISYDPVLGQYSRVATKLNHMMNRYRGIRMYHVQFFSDNSLTHWMAPNNVIPYEGYDKLKEYLQDLKAKMKEKTKYKRVQYEGFLRTLLHMNKVPPGQKKRERWMKAIDEANMALEMDRYERIQKYTFKVEDVEADETDTNRGARLSSRGHRVGAGRTADGQPEKKRRGRPKKSSQAEVANRVSKTGGDSTDGEFSGFDDLTAEGIKQNRIALASRLHRPKEEFVAYARQHLDAIMQDNPGISEEAALTKLRWRWRKLTSGQGGRYKGAGGKRKHHRAGELSNGWEDEEGSSGSNSGGGSAKRQRLEEDGGRGVYKVVRNEKVCCRCEGVSARAGSDMVRCKGLCCGVFHLGCLGLTSMPRRDFKCEECLTERHPCFICKSSVGPVQRCTVPFCGKFYHDACIHRWPQVSRQRQQEKFVCPRHICHMCAANADDVGDSLARTPPFTRCLRCPTTYHTGEGCLAAGTEEISQTSHICTKHLQLPKNISHHVNVNWCFCCSKGGSLLLCDQCPAAFHAECMKITTPEGGYVCEDCESGKFPVYGDVVWVKLGLYRWWPGQVLHPRFIPDNIENLPHQQGMFCVHFFGSNDYYWVTRGRAFLYQEGDKGSRAQSSRTLEIQFRRAVDEALEAYKEQKAKRNLQELRWSEKGNLKPPPYVRIDANRPVGNVRLSKVDLAAVNRCDCEPNSDNPCGSDEKCLNRMLMFECMREVCGAGDRCGNQRFQKKKYPSVCCFKTEDRGWGLKTLDDIKKGEFVIEYVGELIDDEEFRRRIEEMHDIKEENYYFLTIDKDIMIDAGPKGNLARFMNHSCQPNCETQKWTVGGDTRVGLFAIEDVAAGSELTFNYNLQCVGTEKKRCCCGAPNCSGFIGVKVQKTEMAGPKREKNGKQRRKRRRRETKVSEDECFRCGGPGDLILCDGVNCPKGYHLECLGLDKLPRGKWICPWHHCDECGQWSTRLNRCQFCPNSFCRQHITGNLQLIPGFGNVCQDHDTEELETRSDGNNSTD
- the LOC135089794 gene encoding histone-lysine N-methyltransferase NSD2-like isoform X4, which codes for MRRSGCAGGSIMHLPNLSPTALAGRTSSGDSMDDDSSGSVMGYGNPYLASGMSREIGNNLTQDPDAAYRYVGKLNAQRQDSNGWKMDKLCDSRSNDSPGLGDWLAEEEGEREPEVERNAEYFSAEEDADEVEEEKLNADDKFNTDDEDKFSTEEDAKYSEEFDSSTEGTGRESADEEGAGGGQDAFLPEADYLSPAWLDHKIPSKKELQPRRKLLWDSGEEGSLGQEEHWSGTSNGEAEPSQTESEECGTKPEGAPADTSSGSPRACPVLCFDEYGNLTTSYQDPGQPPVPEPVPNLISPRAMAKDKCSSPPVDSSPSTPPVQEPKVLRSRTRISQENLENAAAPAPATTTTVVLEQELQQAFKEEFNTAATSRYGRARKRKTVDGFFFGTINFNELRKITSGSPKKASKGTTSKNTSPDQKSKAREEARPSPPAPVEAKDLKDLNENGIGNLDVHPINGEAEMIVPPLETVQMDQAKDSTFIVQNRDLRTRKERTPRRHRHSLEAAVTTTSMAGMEEAKPDLAQEKAATLETTTAKGIDGRTSSTTAQQMTALSRRRWRGSRPGRRRVRTGWRQGRLSARVALKDSQVVPQPRSHRSSRSATALALANEVAPLAALQDPNQHPIKEEVDIKEELLTEDMIKQEPVEASQQNMFSPAYQSLTDGQEGIATLTRSSSRRTSDAKAAEEKVSSITKSGRVIKKPQLIDISVEDKRQKQTREQQRQNEALMNSSLEEELTLSSANMQVLEKEHPCEYMVGDLVWVHIRGSPLWPSMISYDPVLGQYSRVATKLNHMMNRYRGIRMYHVQFFSDNSLTHWMAPNNVIPYEGYDKLKEYLQDLKAKMKEKTKYKRVQYEGFLRTLLHMNKVPPGQKKRERWMKAIDEANMALEMDRYERIQKYTFKVEDVEADETDTNRGARLSSRGHRVGAGRTADGQPEKKRRGRPKKSSQAEVANRVSKTGGDSTDGEFSGFDDLTAEGIKQNRIALASRLHRPKEEFVAYARQHLDAIMQDNPGISEEAALTKLRWRWRKLTSGQGGRYKGAGGKRKHHRAGELSNGWEDEEGSSGSNSGGGSAKRQRLEEDGGRGVYKVVRNEKVCCRCEGVSARAGSDMVRCKGLCCGVFHLGCLGLTSMPRRDFKCEECLTERHPCFICKSSVGPVQRCTVPFCGKFYHDACIHRWPQVSRQRQQEKFVCPRHICHMCAANADDVGDSLARTPPFTRCLRCPTTYHTGEGCLAAGTEEISQTSHICTKHLQLPKNISHHVNVNWCFCCSKGGSLLLCDQCPAAFHAECMKITTPEGGYVCEDCESGKFPVYGDVVWVKLGLYRWWPGQVLHPRFIPDNIENLPHQQGMFCVHFFGSNDYYWVTRGRAFLYQEGDKGSRAQSSRTLEIQFRRAVDEALEAYKEQKAKRNLQELRWSEKGNLKPPPYVRIDANRPVGNVRLSKVDLAAVNRCDCEPNSDNPCGSDEKCLNRMLMFECMREVCGAGDRCGNQRFQKKKYPSVCCFKTEDRGWGLKTLDDIKKGEFVIEYVGELIDDEEFRRRIEEMHDIKEENYYFLTIDKDIMIDAGPKGNLARFMNHSCQPNCETQKWTVGGDTRVGLFAIEDVAAGSELTFNYNLQCVGTEKKRCCCGAPNCSGFIGVKVQKTEMAGPKREKNGKQRRKRRRRETKVSEDECFRCGGPGDLILCDGVNCPKGYHLECLGLDKLPRGKWICPWHHCDECGQWSTRLNRCQFCPNSFCRQHITGNLQLIPGFGNVCQDHDTEELETGILP